One Antiquaquibacter oligotrophicus genomic region harbors:
- a CDS encoding GntR family transcriptional regulator: MNESSDDASSALGIYQQFRGLVASGQLGAGERLPTVRQSASDLGVAPGTVAKAYKMLERDGFVETRVGSGTRVSASAAVLPGAVVEAIRELVTRGKASSASAEDVLTAVRAMWARR; the protein is encoded by the coding sequence ATGAACGAGTCCTCGGATGATGCGAGCTCCGCGCTCGGCATCTACCAACAGTTCCGCGGCCTGGTCGCCTCCGGGCAGCTCGGCGCGGGGGAGAGGCTCCCGACAGTTCGTCAAAGCGCGAGCGATCTCGGTGTCGCGCCGGGCACCGTCGCGAAGGCTTACAAAATGCTCGAGCGGGACGGGTTCGTGGAGACTCGCGTGGGCTCAGGCACGAGAGTCTCAGCATCTGCGGCAGTGCTCCCGGGTGCTGTGGTCGAGGCTATCCGCGAGTTGGTCACCCGAGGCAAAGCTTCTAGTGCCAGCGCCGAGGACGTTCTCACCGCGGTGCGAGCCATGTGGGCTCGGCGTTAG
- a CDS encoding NAD-dependent epimerase/dehydratase family protein translates to MRIAITGGTGFVGRHLAARLDPAQTVVISRRTGVEIDDPDALAAAFAGCDVVVHAAGINRQIGDQTFERVHVRGTRAVVEAARRAGVARIIMVSFLRARPDCGSPYHETKWAAEEIIRESGIAHTILKASMIYGPGDHMVDHVTRAVRSWPVFGTVGLGGRMVRPIPVDDFVEVILAAAEGRIDAPTVAVMGAEELPLEEAVRRVAAVAGKKPLFVPLPVWAIRVLAQVTEWTMKVPLVAKAQARMLGEGVSEPLPWAPEPPEGVRPRHPFSEDSIRAALPEEGAFGWHDLRVAGCFARVFRKARNGGRQSRTFGALGAS, encoded by the coding sequence ATGCGCATCGCGATCACCGGAGGTACCGGATTTGTCGGCAGGCACCTTGCAGCTCGGCTCGACCCCGCCCAAACCGTAGTGATCTCGCGACGAACCGGGGTGGAGATCGATGACCCGGATGCCCTCGCCGCCGCCTTCGCCGGGTGCGACGTTGTCGTCCACGCTGCTGGCATCAACCGCCAGATCGGTGACCAAACCTTCGAACGTGTTCACGTGCGCGGCACGCGAGCCGTCGTCGAGGCCGCTCGACGTGCAGGAGTCGCGCGCATCATCATGGTCAGCTTTCTTCGCGCGCGGCCCGACTGTGGATCGCCGTACCACGAGACCAAGTGGGCGGCCGAGGAGATCATCCGAGAATCGGGTATTGCCCACACCATCCTCAAGGCGTCGATGATCTACGGGCCCGGCGACCACATGGTCGATCACGTCACTCGCGCTGTGCGCTCGTGGCCCGTGTTCGGCACCGTTGGCCTCGGGGGCCGCATGGTGCGGCCGATCCCCGTTGACGACTTTGTCGAGGTGATACTGGCGGCCGCAGAGGGTCGAATCGACGCGCCCACGGTCGCAGTGATGGGCGCCGAGGAGTTGCCGCTCGAGGAGGCGGTGCGTCGTGTGGCTGCCGTTGCGGGAAAGAAGCCGCTCTTCGTGCCGCTACCGGTGTGGGCGATACGGGTGCTCGCACAGGTCACAGAGTGGACGATGAAAGTCCCGCTCGTGGCGAAGGCGCAGGCCCGGATGCTCGGCGAAGGTGTGAGCGAGCCGCTGCCGTGGGCTCCCGAGCCTCCGGAAGGCGTGCGGCCGCGGCATCCGTTCAGCGAGGACAGCATTCGCGCTGCGCTCCCAGAGGAGGGCGCGTTCGGGTGGCACGACCTGCGGGTGGCGGGGTGCTTTGCGCGAGTCTTCCGAAAGGCCCGGAATGGCGGGCGGCAAAGTCGGACTTTCGGAGCGCTCGGCGCTAGTTGA
- a CDS encoding metalloregulator ArsR/SmtB family transcription factor: MADSASDVFSALAHPTRRQILQDLKGGEMAAGEIAARFNTSGPTISRHLSVLRQAGLVTERRDANRIIYSLVGDRLALSVGDFLSTVCPEQIVLREVRKRSPRAATT; encoded by the coding sequence ATGGCAGATTCGGCAAGCGACGTCTTCTCCGCTCTCGCTCACCCGACGCGTCGACAGATTCTGCAAGACCTCAAAGGCGGTGAAATGGCTGCCGGCGAGATCGCCGCTCGATTCAATACCTCCGGGCCGACGATCTCCCGCCATCTGTCGGTGCTGCGCCAGGCGGGCCTCGTCACCGAACGCCGCGACGCCAACCGCATCATCTACTCGCTCGTCGGCGATCGTCTGGCTCTCTCCGTCGGAGACTTCCTTTCCACCGTCTGTCCCGAGCAGATCGTGCTGCGCGAGGTACGCAAGCGCTCCCCTCGCGCCGCAACCACGTGA
- a CDS encoding cell wall-binding repeat-containing protein → MTPPVQRHTKRSWRLRAKVAAALALSGSLLFAGVVPSATADVAQAPGIILRGFNMGQSIGGLCELTPGQTPNVDKVMTNVDWQSDAQFGLTDFFIAHALGNITIPTTGNYTFRLTADDSGRLSIGGETIIANANGGGTQGTATLEAGLHTILVEHYEDYWGQNLKLEWMKPGDGNFSVVPASAYSYDDETMAHVTAPGIKTCVGTEDSPGDGLPLDDVNPMYDLIDLRADAWEPQVTGLAWLGEQLIVSTWGGTNYAGNEGGHGQVYLLDGVVGDDVDAEEVTRTLIADNLNEPMGVTAVDGKVYVTEKHQLLELTDDSDGTWAERTVAAFPYGGNYHEFAFGLLYDEGYFYLNLSVGIGGGGSSSNPQPADNRGTHVKVNAATGEVEYVAGGLRTPNGMTWTSDGTILVADNQGDWLPASKLIEIEEGGFYNHYNTPSGPFDNEDVVRPIVWFPQNEIGNSTSQPVELTDGPFAGQLLVGDVTYGGLQRVSTQVVDDVKQGVVFRHTQGLESGINRTILGPDGDIYFGGLGAGGNWGQANKLRYGLQKLSPNGDDNFDMHNVTITESGFEITYTKPISEETLATIEDAYAVEQWRYAPVNAYGGPKLNHVDLTPSNVVVSEDKKTVSFDVEGLREDRVAYIHSPRPFSSVDGDTLWSTEAWYTINEIPGYVPPPVVPTAIFEMEDGTQSGSAGVATEHAGYTGTGFIDNFFTGSTASVEVTVNKGGVYQLATRYAAGPHPDTNGRTASLFVNDEAMGQQAFPNTLAWNAWSDSTTEVTLSAGTNVIEYRAMGADTGYINFDNVALTLLEAEVITVEAETGQLSGGADIDTEHAGFSGDAFVDGFDIPTAAVDIPVTVPTAGEYDVTLRYGAGQYGQNPDSRTTHVTINEGTATQLTLGTASAWSTWLDSEPFRVTLAAGENIIRFHNVQGDTGFINLDRIQLVAADVDPDPDPDPEPVAQTFYQWELGTKTNAQNANAFGGSTGTGYVNGLDANSSVSLDILVEEAGEYDLAFRYANGASMSSAPATGSVYINDTEAGDIAFPSTVANWAKWATERITVELEEGVNTVEYRVEAGDTGSVNLDLLSVRPHGEPIALFDGNGLANWQNTNGSAANWVLEDDTMRVSGGNIRTLEGFRDFRLDLDFWLPVLPPEVTGQDRANSGVYLQERYEMQVLDSFGIDPLQTNDAGSIYLQKAPDVNAAAEPGTWQNYVIEFTAARWEGATKVSNPRVTAWWNGQKIHDNIEVFGSTTLGEQEGPATGGIMLQDHSNPVKYRDISLEFIEPAVAPEPEPSLVYEAEQGVRSGGAGVATEHSGYSGTGFVDLLLAPGDGVRLNLFVADEGEYNATLRYAAGPYGSNPTTRTVSVRVNDGDPVQIELPTTSAWNVWSDFLHTLDLNEGANTVEYYVAPGDTGFINPDLLTLELVGGEEPTEVVVDRVAGATRYDVAVNISHGAYPDTAPVVYVANGENYPDALSAGPAAAHEGGPLLLVQPNAVPSAVADEIARLDPAKIVVVGGVNSVSAQTFTALSSMADEAVRIAGADRYEVSRNVAEYAFGDTVPLVYVATGEKFPDALAAGGAAGSKDAPVILVRGSATALDDATTALLESLGTTSTRVLGGPATVTPALFDGINSIAEATRLGGADRYEAARAINMDAFDEADRAFIATGLNFPDALAGSAWAAAQGAPMYVVPGSCVTAGVLADLDALGVTNVTLLGGENSLSPEVFALTAC, encoded by the coding sequence ATGACTCCCCCAGTACAACGACACACGAAACGTTCGTGGCGTCTCCGAGCCAAGGTCGCAGCGGCCTTGGCGTTGAGCGGATCCCTGCTCTTCGCCGGCGTTGTTCCCTCGGCGACGGCCGACGTGGCTCAAGCTCCCGGCATCATCCTCCGCGGCTTCAACATGGGCCAGTCCATCGGCGGCCTCTGCGAGCTGACCCCCGGCCAGACGCCCAACGTCGACAAGGTGATGACCAACGTCGACTGGCAATCCGACGCTCAGTTCGGACTCACCGACTTCTTCATCGCGCACGCGCTCGGCAACATCACGATCCCGACGACAGGCAACTACACGTTCCGTCTGACTGCGGATGACTCCGGCCGACTCTCGATCGGCGGCGAGACGATCATCGCGAACGCCAACGGCGGCGGCACGCAGGGCACGGCGACCCTCGAGGCCGGTCTCCACACGATCCTCGTGGAGCACTACGAGGACTACTGGGGTCAGAACCTCAAGCTCGAGTGGATGAAGCCGGGTGACGGCAACTTCAGCGTTGTCCCCGCGAGCGCCTACAGCTACGACGACGAGACCATGGCACACGTCACCGCCCCCGGCATCAAGACCTGTGTCGGCACGGAAGACTCTCCCGGCGATGGCTTGCCGCTCGACGACGTCAACCCGATGTACGACCTCATCGACCTGCGCGCCGACGCGTGGGAGCCGCAGGTCACGGGCCTCGCGTGGCTCGGCGAGCAACTCATCGTGTCGACCTGGGGCGGCACCAACTACGCCGGCAACGAGGGCGGGCACGGGCAGGTCTACCTTCTCGACGGGGTCGTGGGAGACGACGTCGATGCCGAAGAGGTGACTCGCACGCTGATCGCCGACAACCTCAACGAGCCGATGGGTGTCACGGCTGTCGACGGCAAGGTGTACGTCACCGAGAAGCACCAACTTCTCGAACTGACGGATGACTCGGACGGCACCTGGGCCGAGCGCACCGTCGCCGCGTTCCCGTATGGCGGCAACTATCACGAGTTTGCTTTCGGCCTTCTCTATGACGAGGGGTACTTCTACCTCAACCTCTCGGTGGGCATTGGCGGCGGCGGATCGTCGTCCAACCCGCAGCCCGCCGACAACCGCGGCACGCACGTCAAAGTGAATGCGGCAACGGGCGAGGTCGAGTACGTCGCTGGCGGTCTTCGCACGCCCAACGGCATGACGTGGACCTCCGATGGCACGATTCTCGTTGCGGACAACCAGGGTGACTGGCTCCCCGCCTCGAAACTCATCGAAATCGAAGAGGGCGGTTTCTACAACCACTACAACACCCCGTCCGGGCCCTTCGACAACGAGGATGTTGTGCGACCGATCGTCTGGTTCCCCCAGAACGAGATCGGCAACTCCACAAGCCAGCCCGTCGAGCTGACGGATGGTCCGTTCGCCGGCCAGCTCCTCGTCGGTGACGTGACCTACGGTGGCCTCCAGCGCGTCTCGACCCAGGTTGTTGACGACGTGAAACAGGGTGTCGTGTTCCGGCACACCCAGGGTCTTGAGAGCGGCATCAACCGCACGATTCTGGGGCCGGACGGCGACATCTACTTCGGCGGACTCGGTGCCGGCGGCAACTGGGGGCAGGCCAACAAACTGCGGTACGGCCTCCAGAAGCTGAGCCCCAATGGCGACGACAACTTCGACATGCACAACGTCACGATCACCGAGTCCGGGTTCGAGATCACGTATACGAAGCCGATCTCCGAGGAGACACTCGCGACCATCGAGGACGCATACGCGGTCGAGCAGTGGCGCTACGCCCCGGTGAACGCCTACGGCGGGCCGAAGCTCAACCACGTGGATCTCACGCCGAGCAACGTCGTCGTATCCGAGGACAAGAAGACGGTGTCGTTCGACGTGGAGGGTCTGCGCGAGGATCGTGTGGCCTACATCCATTCACCGCGCCCGTTCTCCTCCGTCGACGGTGACACCCTCTGGAGCACGGAGGCCTGGTACACGATCAACGAGATTCCCGGCTACGTTCCGCCGCCCGTTGTGCCCACCGCGATCTTCGAGATGGAGGATGGCACGCAGTCCGGTTCCGCGGGAGTCGCTACGGAGCACGCCGGATACACCGGCACGGGATTCATCGACAACTTCTTCACGGGCTCGACCGCTTCGGTCGAGGTCACCGTGAACAAGGGCGGGGTCTACCAGCTCGCAACCCGCTACGCGGCCGGGCCGCATCCCGACACCAACGGACGCACCGCCAGTCTCTTTGTGAACGACGAGGCGATGGGGCAGCAGGCGTTCCCGAACACGCTCGCCTGGAACGCGTGGTCGGATTCGACGACCGAGGTCACGCTGAGCGCCGGAACCAATGTGATCGAGTACCGCGCGATGGGCGCTGACACGGGATACATCAACTTCGACAACGTCGCCCTGACGCTGCTCGAGGCTGAGGTCATCACCGTTGAGGCGGAAACCGGGCAGCTCTCGGGTGGTGCCGACATCGACACGGAGCACGCCGGCTTCTCCGGCGATGCGTTTGTTGACGGTTTCGATATCCCGACCGCGGCCGTCGATATCCCTGTGACGGTGCCGACCGCCGGCGAGTACGACGTGACCCTGCGCTACGGTGCAGGCCAGTACGGACAGAACCCGGACAGCCGAACCACGCATGTAACGATCAACGAGGGGACGGCAACACAACTGACTCTCGGGACCGCCTCGGCATGGTCCACGTGGCTCGATTCCGAGCCGTTCCGCGTCACACTCGCTGCGGGAGAGAACATCATCCGCTTCCACAACGTGCAGGGCGACACGGGCTTCATCAACCTCGACCGCATCCAGCTTGTCGCGGCCGATGTCGACCCCGACCCGGACCCTGACCCCGAGCCCGTGGCTCAGACGTTCTACCAGTGGGAGCTCGGTACGAAGACGAACGCGCAAAACGCGAACGCGTTCGGCGGCTCGACGGGAACCGGTTACGTGAACGGTTTGGACGCGAACTCGTCGGTCTCCCTCGACATCCTCGTGGAAGAGGCGGGTGAGTACGACCTCGCGTTCCGCTATGCGAATGGCGCGTCGATGAGTTCGGCACCCGCAACGGGCAGCGTGTACATCAATGACACCGAGGCTGGAGACATCGCGTTCCCCAGCACCGTTGCGAACTGGGCGAAGTGGGCCACCGAGCGCATCACCGTCGAGCTCGAGGAGGGCGTGAACACCGTCGAATACCGGGTAGAGGCCGGTGATACGGGTTCTGTGAACCTCGATCTGCTGAGTGTTCGACCGCACGGCGAGCCGATCGCCCTGTTCGACGGAAATGGTCTGGCCAACTGGCAGAACACGAACGGGAGCGCGGCGAACTGGGTGCTCGAGGATGACACGATGCGCGTCTCCGGCGGAAACATCCGCACGCTCGAGGGGTTCAGGGACTTCCGACTGGATCTGGACTTCTGGCTCCCGGTGCTCCCACCGGAAGTCACGGGACAGGACCGCGCCAACAGCGGCGTGTACCTGCAGGAGCGCTACGAAATGCAGGTGCTCGACTCGTTCGGCATCGACCCGCTGCAAACCAATGACGCGGGCTCGATCTACCTCCAGAAGGCCCCGGACGTGAATGCGGCGGCCGAGCCCGGCACGTGGCAGAACTACGTGATCGAGTTCACCGCCGCGCGGTGGGAGGGGGCGACAAAGGTCTCGAACCCGCGCGTCACCGCGTGGTGGAACGGACAGAAGATCCACGACAACATCGAGGTCTTCGGCTCCACCACCCTCGGCGAGCAGGAGGGCCCGGCAACCGGAGGCATCATGCTTCAGGATCACAGCAACCCCGTGAAGTACCGGGACATCTCGCTCGAGTTCATCGAGCCTGCCGTCGCTCCGGAGCCCGAGCCGTCGCTCGTGTACGAAGCGGAGCAGGGTGTGCGCAGCGGAGGGGCAGGCGTGGCAACGGAGCATTCCGGATACTCGGGCACGGGCTTCGTCGATCTGCTTCTCGCCCCCGGCGATGGTGTGAGGCTCAACCTCTTCGTTGCTGACGAGGGCGAGTACAACGCGACGCTGCGCTACGCCGCGGGCCCGTACGGATCGAACCCGACAACACGCACGGTGAGCGTGCGAGTCAATGACGGCGACCCCGTGCAGATCGAACTACCCACCACCTCCGCGTGGAACGTGTGGTCGGACTTCCTCCACACGCTCGACCTCAACGAAGGTGCGAACACCGTCGAGTACTACGTCGCGCCCGGAGACACGGGGTTCATCAACCCCGACCTCCTGACGCTCGAACTCGTCGGTGGCGAGGAGCCGACCGAGGTGGTCGTCGACCGCGTAGCTGGCGCCACGCGCTACGACGTCGCGGTGAACATCTCACACGGCGCCTACCCCGACACGGCTCCGGTCGTGTACGTGGCCAACGGCGAGAACTACCCCGATGCGCTGTCGGCCGGTCCGGCTGCCGCTCACGAGGGTGGTCCTCTCCTTCTGGTGCAGCCGAACGCCGTACCGTCGGCGGTTGCCGACGAGATCGCTCGACTCGACCCGGCGAAGATCGTTGTGGTCGGCGGAGTGAACTCGGTCAGCGCCCAGACCTTCACCGCCCTGTCGTCGATGGCCGACGAAGCGGTGCGGATTGCAGGTGCTGATCGGTACGAGGTCTCCCGAAACGTTGCCGAGTACGCCTTCGGTGACACTGTTCCTCTGGTCTATGTCGCGACGGGTGAAAAGTTCCCCGACGCACTGGCCGCTGGCGGTGCCGCAGGGTCGAAGGATGCACCGGTGATCCTGGTGCGCGGCTCCGCAACGGCTCTGGATGACGCGACCACGGCGCTGCTCGAAAGCCTCGGCACCACGAGCACTCGCGTGCTCGGGGGCCCGGCGACGGTGACCCCGGCCCTCTTCGACGGCATCAACTCCATCGCCGAGGCAACACGTCTCGGTGGCGCCGACCGCTATGAGGCGGCTCGCGCCATCAACATGGACGCGTTCGACGAGGCAGATCGGGCATTCATCGCGACCGGGTTGAACTTCCCGGACGCGCTGGCCGGCTCGGCGTGGGCCGCAGCACAGGGGGCGCCGATGTACGTGGTCCCGGGTTCGTGCGTCACCGCTGGTGTGCTCGCGGACCTGGACGCGCTCGGTGTCACGAACGTGACCCTCCTCGGTGGCGAGAACTCGCTGTCGCCGGAGGTGTTCGCGTTGACCGCCTGCTGA
- a CDS encoding LLM class flavin-dependent oxidoreductase, which yields MTRQQHFGWFLARGFGPHGWGHPYLDWNYRWTSPGLYQQSVRDLEQAGLDLLIIEDAPSLGSASTIDLRVRQAFGGPKHDPLLLAPYLFAATQHLGIVPTVNPAAYLPYTAARQFATLQHLSGHRLGLNVVTDTGSARHFGSAPVLAHDAAYDRAEEWLGGIRDLWRSWDDGALIADPTPTADRPQGRYADGTKLRALRHRGEYFEFDGPLNALPFTEGEPVIVSPGGSGRGLGFAGANSDVQLALAPLDAASIRNYRARIHAAALERGRNPADVTVLFAIQPVLVGSAEEADRLVAASANPDDATVLTIAERQSSDLETDLTSLDFDAPLDLGVFGDHVSRGSIARLVGSHDVETTPLRVLLASMARLGRLSDGSGFVGTASELADLIEDLGENADNDGVLFWGDLHPVTVHRMLDELVPILRRRGILRTEYNPGGLRANLRDF from the coding sequence ATGACCCGGCAGCAGCACTTCGGGTGGTTTCTCGCCCGCGGCTTTGGCCCGCATGGCTGGGGTCACCCGTATCTCGACTGGAACTACCGCTGGACGTCGCCCGGCCTCTACCAACAGTCGGTGCGCGATCTCGAGCAGGCGGGTCTCGACCTGCTCATCATCGAGGATGCACCCTCCCTCGGCAGCGCGTCGACGATCGATCTCCGTGTGCGCCAAGCCTTCGGCGGGCCTAAGCACGACCCCCTCCTGCTCGCCCCCTACCTGTTCGCCGCGACCCAGCACTTAGGTATCGTGCCCACCGTCAACCCCGCGGCCTACCTCCCGTATACGGCGGCGCGCCAGTTCGCGACGCTGCAGCACCTGAGCGGCCACCGCTTGGGTCTCAACGTCGTCACCGACACGGGTAGCGCTCGACACTTCGGTTCGGCTCCCGTGCTCGCCCACGATGCGGCATACGACCGCGCCGAGGAGTGGCTGGGCGGGATCCGTGACTTGTGGCGCAGCTGGGATGATGGCGCTCTCATTGCCGACCCGACCCCCACCGCCGATCGCCCGCAGGGGCGCTACGCCGACGGCACAAAGCTCCGGGCCCTGCGACATCGTGGGGAATACTTCGAGTTCGACGGACCCCTCAACGCCCTGCCGTTCACCGAGGGTGAGCCGGTGATCGTCTCGCCCGGAGGCTCTGGCCGAGGGCTCGGCTTCGCCGGCGCCAACTCCGACGTGCAGCTGGCACTCGCGCCACTCGACGCCGCGAGCATCCGGAACTACCGCGCGCGCATCCACGCCGCTGCCCTCGAGCGAGGACGGAATCCCGCCGACGTCACCGTGCTCTTCGCGATTCAACCGGTGCTCGTCGGCAGTGCAGAGGAAGCGGACCGTCTGGTGGCGGCGTCCGCGAACCCGGATGACGCGACGGTGCTGACTATCGCCGAGCGGCAATCGAGCGACCTCGAGACTGACCTCACGTCGCTCGACTTCGACGCGCCGCTCGATCTCGGCGTCTTCGGCGATCACGTCTCGCGTGGCAGCATCGCGCGACTCGTCGGATCGCACGACGTGGAGACGACCCCACTCCGAGTGCTACTCGCGTCTATGGCGCGTCTCGGGCGACTCAGCGACGGCAGCGGTTTTGTCGGCACCGCATCGGAGCTCGCCGACCTCATCGAAGACCTCGGCGAGAACGCCGACAACGACGGGGTGCTCTTCTGGGGCGACCTGCACCCCGTGACCGTGCACCGGATGCTCGACGAACTGGTGCCGATCCTGCGTCGCCGCGGAATCCTGCGCACCGAGTACAACCCGGGCGGTCTGCGCGCCAATCTTCGCGACTTCTAA
- a CDS encoding O-acetylhomoserine aminocarboxypropyltransferase/cysteine synthase family protein has product MTVHPPTQRELGFATRQLHGGIAPSVAEPRPRATPIYLTAGFVHEDFDQAADHFATGDGYSYTRVANPTAEAVERRVAELERGAEALLVGSGQAALAVTLLGLLSTGDHVLASASLYEGSRGFLLENLPQLGIETSFVTEANDEAVWERAVRDNTRALFVESIPNPKNDITDLAVIARVAHRHGIPLIVDNTLATPYLLRPIEHGADIVIHSASKFLAGHGSVLGGLIVDNGTFDVERSGALFPQLTRPGRLGGPSFAERTGGRARIAYLREVAALRFGPTASPINAFLINQGIETLSLRVTRQSANALGVARWLEQQPEVHSVDYSGLESSPFHGLARQYLPDGQGSVFSFTLAGGIDAARRFVNALEVFTHMTHLGDVRSLILHPTTTSHTLRSADELSQAGIWPGTLRVSIGIEDLPDLIDDLERGLGAVRTAG; this is encoded by the coding sequence ATGACCGTGCATCCGCCAACCCAGCGCGAGCTCGGGTTCGCCACCCGTCAGCTCCATGGCGGGATCGCGCCCTCCGTCGCCGAACCGCGCCCGCGGGCCACACCGATCTACCTCACGGCCGGTTTCGTCCACGAGGACTTCGACCAGGCCGCCGATCACTTCGCAACGGGGGACGGGTACTCCTACACTCGCGTCGCCAATCCCACGGCGGAGGCCGTCGAGCGGCGCGTTGCCGAACTCGAGCGCGGCGCGGAGGCACTGCTCGTCGGAAGCGGGCAGGCCGCGCTCGCCGTCACGCTTCTCGGCCTTCTCAGTACGGGTGATCACGTGCTCGCGAGTGCGAGCCTCTACGAGGGTTCGCGAGGTTTCCTCCTCGAGAACCTCCCACAACTCGGCATCGAGACGAGTTTCGTGACCGAAGCGAACGATGAGGCGGTGTGGGAGCGCGCCGTGCGCGACAACACGAGAGCGCTGTTCGTCGAGTCGATACCGAACCCGAAAAACGACATCACCGACCTCGCCGTCATCGCCCGTGTTGCGCATCGACACGGCATCCCGCTCATCGTCGACAACACCCTCGCGACACCGTATCTGCTGCGTCCGATCGAGCACGGGGCCGACATCGTCATCCATTCGGCAAGCAAGTTCCTCGCCGGCCACGGTTCTGTGCTCGGCGGGCTCATCGTTGACAACGGCACGTTCGACGTCGAGCGCTCAGGCGCTCTGTTTCCGCAGCTCACGCGCCCCGGCCGGTTGGGTGGTCCGAGTTTCGCCGAGCGGACCGGCGGTCGGGCACGCATCGCCTACTTGCGCGAGGTTGCCGCATTGCGCTTTGGGCCGACGGCATCCCCCATCAACGCCTTCCTCATCAATCAGGGCATCGAGACACTCTCCCTGCGGGTCACGCGCCAATCCGCCAACGCCCTCGGCGTTGCCCGCTGGCTCGAACAGCAGCCGGAGGTGCATTCCGTCGACTACTCGGGGCTCGAGTCGAGCCCTTTCCACGGCCTCGCCCGGCAGTACCTCCCCGACGGACAAGGGTCGGTGTTCTCGTTCACGCTCGCTGGAGGAATCGACGCAGCACGTCGATTCGTGAATGCTCTCGAGGTCTTCACGCACATGACTCACCTCGGCGACGTGCGTTCGCTCATCCTCCATCCCACGACGACGAGCCACACCCTCCGTTCCGCCGACGAACTCAGTCAGGCGGGAATCTGGCCGGGCACTTTGCGCGTCTCGATCGGCATCGAGGACCTGCCCGACCTCATCGATGACCTCGAACGCGGCCTCGGGGCCGTCCGGACCGCCGGATGA
- a CDS encoding VIT1/CCC1 transporter family protein: MTERERTRTKADIRRWRRYLAAERAEAAVYRDLASRREGQDRDILLALAEAEGRHEQHWVDLLGDDIGAPLRTDLRTRLLGWLARSFGSVFVLALAQRAEARSPYEKDADATDAMAADERIHGEVVRGLAIRGRLRISGTFRAAVFGANDGLVSNLALVLGVGATGVPPATVLFTGIAGLLAGALSMGAGEYVSVRSQLELIDAAKPDPTARAVLPNLDVDANELALVYRARGMDPDAAEAHASDVLATLHLEADPAATDASEDVDTIGTAWGAAISSFFFFASGAVIPVLPYLFGATGLTAVVVASVLVGLALLATGTVVGLLSGASPLKRALRQLAIGFGAAAATYLLGLAFGTTIG; this comes from the coding sequence ATGACCGAACGTGAGCGCACCAGAACCAAGGCCGACATCCGACGGTGGCGTCGCTACCTCGCCGCCGAACGCGCGGAGGCGGCCGTCTACCGCGATCTCGCATCACGCCGCGAAGGGCAGGATCGTGACATCCTGCTCGCGCTCGCGGAAGCGGAGGGGCGGCACGAGCAGCACTGGGTCGACCTCCTCGGGGACGACATCGGCGCACCGTTGCGCACCGACCTTCGCACTCGACTGCTCGGTTGGCTCGCGCGCAGCTTCGGCTCCGTGTTTGTGCTCGCGCTCGCCCAGCGGGCCGAAGCGCGCTCGCCGTACGAGAAAGACGCCGACGCAACCGACGCCATGGCGGCAGACGAGCGTATCCACGGCGAGGTGGTGCGAGGTCTCGCGATCCGCGGGCGACTGCGCATCTCCGGCACGTTCCGCGCGGCGGTGTTCGGCGCCAACGACGGCCTCGTCTCCAATCTCGCGCTCGTGCTCGGTGTCGGCGCGACCGGAGTGCCACCCGCGACCGTGCTGTTCACGGGCATCGCAGGCCTCCTCGCGGGAGCCCTCTCCATGGGGGCTGGCGAGTACGTTTCCGTGCGCTCCCAGCTCGAACTCATCGACGCCGCAAAACCCGACCCGACCGCGCGGGCCGTGCTACCCAACCTCGACGTCGACGCGAACGAGCTCGCCCTCGTGTATCGGGCACGCGGCATGGACCCGGATGCTGCGGAGGCCCACGCATCCGACGTGCTCGCAACCCTGCACCTCGAGGCGGACCCCGCCGCAACCGACGCGTCCGAGGATGTCGACACCATAGGAACGGCGTGGGGTGCAGCTATCTCGAGCTTCTTCTTTTTCGCCTCCGGTGCCGTCATCCCCGTGCTCCCGTACTTGTTCGGTGCGACCGGTCTCACGGCGGTTGTTGTTGCGTCGGTGCTCGTGGGGCTTGCGCTGCTCGCCACGGGAACCGTTGTCGGCCTGCTCTCGGGGGCATCCCCACTCAAGCGCGCGCTGCGGCAACTCGCCATCGGGTTCGGGGCGGCTGCGGCCACGTACCTCCTGGGGCTCGCGTTCGGTACGACCATCGGCTAG